A part of Toxotes jaculatrix isolate fToxJac2 chromosome 24, fToxJac2.pri, whole genome shotgun sequence genomic DNA contains:
- the LOC121177964 gene encoding small integral membrane protein 11A-like, with translation MINWKALDNVPILLYILALKTLLLCLGFAGVKIYQSKKAEAALKRQQAEKRKLAQRTQELIDNLKED, from the exons ATGATCAATTGGAAG GCTTTGGACAACGTCCCCATCCTCCTGTACATCCTGGCCCTTAagacactgctgctgtgtttggggTTCGCTGGGGTGAAGATCTACCAAAGTAAGAAAGCTGAGGCGGCCCTGAAGAGGCAGCAGGCTGAGAAGAGGAAGCTGGCCCAACGGACGCAGGAGCTAATTGACAACTTGAAGGAAGactga